In one window of Harpia harpyja isolate bHarHar1 chromosome 11, bHarHar1 primary haplotype, whole genome shotgun sequence DNA:
- the RNF126 gene encoding E3 ubiquitin-protein ligase RNF126 → MAEASPQPGRFFCHCCSAEIAPRLPDYICPRCESGFIEELPEEPRNADNETGSSMSASDQSRHPFENVDQHLFTLPQGYGQFAFGIFDDSFEFPFGSNVQSEDNRDSENRREREHQSRHRYGARQPRARLATRRAAGRHEGVPTLEGIIQQLVNGIIAPTTIPNLGLGPWGVLHSNPMDYAWGANGLDAIITQLLNQFENTGPPPADKEKIQALPTIQIAQEHVDSGLECPVCKEDYTVGENVRQLPCNHLFHNSCIVPWLEQHDTCPVCRKSLSGQNTATNPPGLTGMNFSSSSSSSSSSSPSNENSSNNS, encoded by the exons GACTATATTTGCCCACGGTGTGAATCTGGTTTTATTGAAGAACTTCCTGAAGAGCCAAG GAATGCTGACAATGAGACCGGCTCCTCTATGTCAGCCAGCGATCAGAGCAGGCATCCTTTTGAG AATGTGGATCAGCACTTATTCACCTTGCCACAGGGCTATGGCCAATTTGCCTTTGGGATCTTTGATGACAGCTTTGAGTTTCCGTTTGGGTCCAATGTGCAGTCAGAAGACAACAGGGACTCTGAGAACCGGAGGGAGCGAGAGCATCAGTCTCGGCATCGATACGGTGCAAGGCAGCCCCGAGCCCGTCTCGCCACACGCCGTGCCGCTGGCAGGCACGAGGGAGTTCCCACACTAGAAGG AATTATCCAGCAGCTGGTCAACGGAATTATTGCACCTACCACAATACCAAACCTAGGACTAGGTCCTTG GGGAGTCTTGCATTCAAATCCAATGGACTACGCATGGGGTGCCAACGGCTTGGATGCAATTATTACACAG TTACTAAATCAGTTTGAAAACACTGGACCGCCGCCAGCAGACAAAGAAAAGATCCAGGCCCTCCCCACTATACAAATCGCACAGGAACACGTAG ATTCTGGGTTAGAGTGTCCTGTGTGTAAAGAAGACTATACAGTTGGTGAAAATGTCCGACAGTTACCTTGCAATCACCTATTCCACAACAGCTGTATAGTCCCTTGGCTGGAACAG CATGACACGTGTCCTGTGTGCCGGAAAAGCTTAAGTGGACAAAACACTGCCACAAACCCCCCAGGACTCACGGGGATGAACTtctcatcatcctcctcctcctcttcctccagctcacCAAGTAACGAAAATTCATCGAACAACTCATGA